One Candidatus Finniella inopinata genomic window carries:
- the tssI gene encoding type VI secretion system tip protein TssI/VgrG has translation MVSALKIKTSLGEDTLKIDRLTGYEELSSPFEFELGFHSSSSTLDLASLLGTEVTVSFESYTSLLQAASPRHFCGIVGKVQQKKTISTEQGENITFYEASIYPKFWLLKFTKDYRIFPNKSAIDTILKVLKENGITEVENLVTTCGQTIRDYCVQYGESCFDFVCRLMEEEGIFYFFKHTEEGHIMVLTDDSSSSKPVEEEAISLNANQTDQAALNTILHFNLYHQVTTKDFQTVDYNYLTPLTALQPKVSGVGKSGRVYEYPGRFEKLDQGETLADMRLQALEWSSQLCQGSSTAGAFSAGKKFELSDHPRADFNKEYVLYKVVHTINQGHTPESKSVVYKNDFQAFPGEISFRPPSKTPKPRIFSNQTAIVTGPAGEEVFCDQYGRIKVQFHWDLYGKKNEESSCWIRVAQNWAGTNWGGLVTPRIGMEVVVTFIDGDPDRPLVIGCVYNADHMPPDYVTESPTKSTFKSNSSKKGGGFNELRFEDEKGSEEIYMHAQKDWNNEIVHSRTEDIFKGDDTLTIHKGNKSEIQKGQGTTHLLDITDGDDVIKITKGNYELTLENGNITINVTGKVDIISTDDISFKSAKNINLTAGMNIAMKSDMSIEQQAAMNIVMKSDMSIEQQAAMNIDSKAEMLITQQAALGIARKSDLAIKDEANMVQIEGKMAVELKGGSAVKIQAALVKVN, from the coding sequence TTGGTCTCTGCTTTAAAAATTAAAACAAGCTTAGGCGAAGATACTTTAAAAATCGATCGATTGACGGGCTATGAGGAACTATCTTCACCTTTTGAATTTGAACTTGGGTTTCATTCGTCCTCTTCCACATTAGATCTGGCCAGTCTGCTGGGGACAGAAGTCACCGTAAGCTTTGAAAGCTATACAAGTCTTTTGCAGGCGGCATCGCCTCGACACTTTTGCGGTATTGTTGGAAAAGTTCAACAAAAAAAAACCATTAGCACAGAGCAGGGCGAAAACATAACGTTTTATGAAGCATCCATATACCCTAAGTTTTGGTTATTGAAATTCACCAAAGATTACCGAATTTTTCCAAACAAAAGTGCGATTGATACCATTTTAAAGGTTTTGAAAGAAAACGGTATTACTGAGGTTGAGAACTTGGTAACAACGTGTGGTCAAACAATTCGGGACTATTGCGTTCAATATGGCGAAAGTTGTTTTGATTTTGTCTGTCGATTGATGGAGGAAGAAGGGATCTTCTATTTCTTCAAGCACACAGAAGAAGGTCACATTATGGTGCTGACGGATGACAGCAGTTCCTCAAAACCTGTGGAGGAGGAGGCTATTTCTTTAAACGCCAACCAAACCGATCAGGCGGCCTTGAATACGATTCTTCATTTCAACCTTTACCATCAAGTTACAACCAAAGATTTTCAAACCGTTGATTATAATTATCTAACGCCGCTGACGGCCTTACAGCCCAAAGTTTCTGGGGTTGGTAAAAGTGGTCGCGTATATGAATACCCAGGCAGATTTGAAAAACTGGATCAGGGCGAGACCCTGGCCGATATGCGGTTGCAAGCCTTGGAATGGTCCAGTCAGTTGTGCCAGGGCAGTAGTACGGCCGGCGCGTTTTCTGCGGGCAAGAAATTTGAACTGTCTGATCATCCACGGGCTGATTTTAATAAGGAATATGTCTTATATAAGGTCGTGCACACCATTAATCAGGGACACACACCTGAGTCTAAATCCGTTGTCTATAAAAATGACTTTCAGGCTTTTCCAGGCGAAATATCGTTCCGCCCCCCTTCAAAAACCCCCAAACCTCGTATTTTCAGCAACCAAACAGCCATTGTCACCGGCCCAGCGGGCGAGGAAGTTTTCTGCGATCAATATGGGCGGATCAAAGTTCAGTTCCATTGGGATCTCTATGGAAAAAAGAATGAGGAAAGCTCTTGTTGGATTCGCGTGGCCCAAAACTGGGCAGGGACCAATTGGGGTGGGTTGGTAACACCGCGTATAGGAATGGAGGTTGTCGTCACCTTTATTGATGGGGATCCCGATCGCCCTCTAGTTATTGGGTGCGTTTATAATGCTGACCACATGCCTCCAGATTACGTAACTGAAAGCCCGACCAAAAGTACTTTTAAATCCAATTCATCCAAAAAAGGGGGTGGTTTTAATGAACTGCGTTTTGAGGATGAAAAGGGTAGCGAAGAAATTTATATGCATGCCCAAAAAGATTGGAATAACGAAATCGTCCATTCGCGTACCGAAGATATTTTTAAAGGCGACGATACCCTAACCATTCATAAAGGAAATAAATCAGAGATTCAAAAGGGCCAGGGGACGACCCACCTTTTGGACATTACCGATGGCGATGACGTTATCAAAATTACAAAAGGGAATTATGAACTGACGTTAGAAAATGGAAATATTACCATCAACGTTACAGGTAAGGTTGATATTATCAGTACAGACGATATTTCTTTTAAATCTGCTAAGAATATTAACCTTACTGCCGGCATGAACATTGCTATGAAGTCTGATATGTCCATTGAACAACAGGCGGCCATGAACATTGTTATGAAGTCTGATATGTCCATTGAACAACAAGCGGCCATGAACATTGACAGCAAAGCTGAGATGTTAATCACACAGCAAGCGGCGCTTGGCATTGCGCGCAAATCAGATCTGGCCATCAAGGATGAGGCAAATATGGTTCAAATAGAAGGCAAGATGGCAGTAGAACTAAAAGGCGGAAGCGCTGTTAAAATACAAGCTGCTTTGGTTAAGGTGAATTAA
- a CDS encoding TIGR00730 family Rossman fold protein: MIKKVCVFCSSSDLVDITYHQAAALLGTLLAKQGFDLVFGGGATGLMGATSKAAIENGGSVYGFMPEFLRALEGTELDANHLEIVDTMHTRKQKMYDHADAFIVLPGGFGTLDELFETLGWRQLELHLKPIVVVNTLSYWDPLKKLFECVIDNNFALPKHRQYLTFVDTPEQAIESLQDVS, encoded by the coding sequence ATGATTAAAAAAGTTTGCGTTTTTTGCAGTTCATCGGACTTGGTAGATATCACTTACCATCAAGCAGCAGCTTTGTTAGGGACCCTTTTGGCAAAACAGGGTTTCGATCTTGTCTTTGGTGGGGGTGCCACAGGCTTAATGGGGGCAACGTCAAAAGCAGCCATAGAAAACGGGGGCAGTGTCTATGGTTTTATGCCTGAATTCCTAAGGGCTCTTGAAGGGACAGAGCTTGATGCGAATCACCTGGAAATTGTTGATACGATGCACACTCGCAAGCAAAAGATGTACGATCATGCCGACGCCTTCATCGTTTTGCCTGGTGGATTTGGAACTTTGGACGAGTTGTTTGAAACTCTGGGTTGGCGGCAACTTGAACTGCATCTTAAACCGATTGTTGTTGTGAATACGTTGTCTTATTGGGACCCCTTGAAAAAACTTTTCGAATGTGTGATTGACAATAACTTTGCCCTGCCCAAACATCGGCAATACCTAACATTTGTTGACACCCCTGAACAGGCTATTGAATCCTTGCAGGATGTAAGCTAA
- a CDS encoding class I SAM-dependent methyltransferase produces the protein MAFKNLLHSFLYPSIFLFGMSSVQASSSQKSEKTPQEEASETLPLRMRRLEALVPMNAPNRLAMSEKLLNLQESLPGNTSKGNGYTFSAIREWHISSLETILTNNKNRSIEDPIFVADWGCGLGTFALHAIFRGMNVWGLDHNETSAAYANKLIWGSKKLLSNPKALADQYKIFVGCVTKPSEKFLSRQNDVSVSFNLIPHLSPDQSDALLRNMAQTTKPGCLVLIVSDTPHGLNLPEPAVSFYENQRKKGSKYPGYALYTRAFQVDRSRILKDVSAVTPKILATQQSESELEAMNLKNIYNFVDYQELSARVQDVGLTVENVFYTNVSGQNPLVPCAEAEHRNLLARHKGKVFLIARKLTDGSNTSSLTGSGSANRESATSSDSSSTSN, from the coding sequence ATGGCCTTTAAAAATTTGTTACACTCTTTTTTATACCCATCAATTTTCCTTTTTGGTATGTCAAGCGTTCAAGCCAGCAGTAGCCAAAAATCCGAAAAAACGCCCCAAGAGGAAGCTTCTGAAACCTTGCCGTTAAGGATGAGGCGCTTGGAAGCACTCGTTCCCATGAATGCTCCCAATCGGTTGGCTATGTCGGAAAAATTACTGAACCTCCAAGAATCCCTCCCAGGCAACACATCCAAAGGGAATGGTTATACCTTTAGTGCAATAAGGGAATGGCACATTTCCTCCCTAGAGACCATCCTGACGAACAACAAAAACCGTTCTATAGAGGACCCCATTTTTGTCGCTGATTGGGGGTGCGGTCTCGGCACATTTGCCCTGCACGCTATCTTCCGTGGGATGAATGTGTGGGGGCTCGATCACAACGAAACATCCGCGGCCTACGCAAACAAATTGATTTGGGGTTCAAAAAAATTGTTATCGAACCCCAAGGCACTGGCAGATCAGTACAAAATTTTTGTGGGATGCGTCACTAAACCATCTGAAAAATTTTTGAGTCGTCAGAACGACGTGAGCGTTTCCTTTAATCTCATCCCTCATTTATCCCCTGATCAATCAGACGCCTTATTAAGAAACATGGCTCAAACGACCAAACCTGGTTGTCTCGTTCTGATTGTGTCAGATACCCCTCATGGTTTGAATCTCCCAGAGCCTGCAGTGTCCTTCTATGAAAATCAACGGAAAAAAGGCAGCAAATATCCCGGATATGCCTTGTATACACGAGCGTTCCAGGTCGACAGGTCTCGGATCCTCAAGGATGTTTCTGCTGTAACCCCCAAAATCCTGGCTACACAACAATCAGAAAGCGAATTAGAAGCGATGAATTTAAAGAATATTTATAACTTCGTGGATTACCAGGAGCTTTCTGCCCGGGTTCAAGACGTGGGTCTGACGGTTGAGAACGTCTTTTACACAAATGTGAGTGGACAAAATCCCCTCGTTCCCTGTGCAGAGGCTGAGCATAGAAATCTGCTCGCCAGACATAAAGGGAAGGTATTTCTTATCGCCCGAAAACTAACAGATGGGTCAAACACTTCAAGCTTGACGGGCTCAGGTTCCGCAAACAGAGAAAGCGCAACCTCCTCAGATTCTTCGAGCACTTCAAATTAA
- the fmt gene encoding methionyl-tRNA formyltransferase, giving the protein MRLIFMGSPDFSVPALKALKQAGHTIVAVYCQPPRSKDRGHHLQKGAVHQAAEQMGIPVYTPTTLRDAATQREFASHQADAAIVAAYGLILPQVILDIPPYGCLNIHASLLPRWRGAAPIQRAILAGDTETGITIMQMEAGLDTGPMLVKKNVPITLDTTTPLLHDTLAEKGANLIVGTLADLDDYRRQAIVQPEEGVTYAAKLVKAEGQLDFSKPAHQLDRAIRALNPWPGTWLDHNGTVIKILKARPLDGDYGLPGQFSHTTQDPLIVSCAEGGLALQTLQKPGGRPMDVLDFLRGHTILSSYLPKIIE; this is encoded by the coding sequence ATGCGCTTAATTTTTATGGGAAGTCCCGACTTTTCTGTCCCCGCCTTAAAGGCTTTAAAGCAGGCAGGGCATACAATTGTTGCCGTCTATTGCCAACCGCCTCGGTCAAAGGATCGAGGGCACCATTTGCAAAAAGGCGCCGTTCACCAAGCGGCTGAACAGATGGGCATCCCGGTTTATACCCCAACAACGTTGCGTGACGCGGCAACCCAGCGGGAATTTGCCAGCCACCAGGCTGATGCAGCGATTGTGGCTGCCTATGGTTTGATTCTGCCCCAGGTGATTTTAGATATTCCCCCCTATGGGTGTTTAAATATACACGCTTCATTGTTACCCCGCTGGCGGGGCGCTGCCCCCATTCAACGGGCCATTTTGGCCGGTGACACCGAAACAGGCATTACCATTATGCAAATGGAGGCTGGGCTTGACACGGGGCCAATGTTGGTAAAAAAAAATGTGCCGATTACCCTTGATACAACCACCCCTCTTTTGCATGACACCTTGGCTGAAAAGGGTGCCAATCTTATTGTCGGGACTTTGGCAGATTTAGATGATTATCGACGTCAGGCCATTGTTCAACCTGAGGAAGGGGTAACATATGCGGCCAAGTTGGTAAAGGCCGAGGGACAGCTAGATTTTTCCAAACCAGCCCACCAACTGGATCGTGCCATTCGCGCCCTTAACCCTTGGCCAGGGACATGGCTGGATCATAATGGCACCGTTATCAAAATTTTAAAGGCCCGCCCTCTTGACGGCGATTACGGTCTCCCAGGACAATTCAGCCATACCACCCAGGACCCTTTGATAGTCAGCTGCGCTGAGGGGGGGTTAGCTTTACAAACATTACAAAAGCCCGGCGGTCGCCCCATGGACGTTTTAGACTTTCTCAGGGGACATACTATACTGTCCTCTTATTTGCCAAAAATCATTGAATAA